The stretch of DNA CGTTCTCGCCGATGTCGTAGATCCAGAAGTCCGGATCGATCGCGTCGGGCTCGGACAGGGGTCCCTGTCGCCCGGCATGCCGGGCGATGGCCGCGCAGGCCTGCTCGACGTTCACGAACAACGAGATCGGGTTCGCGAAGCCCTTGCGGCGCGGCACGTAGCAATACGCGCAGGCCATGGCGCAGCCGTTGGAGGTGGAGGGCGCGATGAAATGGGCGCTGCGCCCGTTCGGGCGCATCGTCAGGCTCTTCTTCACGCCGAGAACGAGCGTCGAGCGCTTGATCCGGACCCAATCCTCCACGGACCCGGCATTCCCGTGCAGGTCCGGAATGTTCCAGTGGGACGGCACCGCGATGCGCTCCGCCTCGGGGTAGCGCGCGAGGATCTGCTGCCCGACGGGAAACGCCTCGACCGCGGGCTCGTGGTAGATCGTCCGGATGTCGAGAAGATCGCGGGTCAGTGCCATGGCGGGTCCGGGCGCCTGAAGTGGCGCGCGAATCGATATGGTGTTCGGCAGCCGGACTGACATGGCTTGCGGCCTGACGCCTCGATCAACCGCAAGACCGGTTCAGATCAGGGAGATCTCGGCTTCCCGGCCGATCTTCAACGATATCTTACGATTCCCTGGCAATCCTCACGCGCCTCTCAGTGGACACGCGATGATCGGTCAGGACCAGAAGAGATCCGGTCCGGAGACATCCGGCCCCGGCGAGGGCGTCGGACCTGCGGGATCGATGCGCGACGCGCTGGTCCGTCGGGACCAGCTCGAAGCCATGCGCGGCAGCGTCCTGACGGCGATCCCCATCAACATGCTGCTCGGGCTGGCGAGCCTGCTGGTCGCGTTCCGAAGCGATCACGGGTCTGCGGGAGCCCTCTGGTTTGCGGCCTCGACCGGCGTCAACCTGCTGCGCATCGCGGTCTGCCGCGCGCCCTGCCTCGGCTTGTCCCTCACGGCCGACATGCCGCCGCGCATGGCCGAGGCGGCCGCGCGCTCGGTCGAGCGGCACCTGCGCGCCAACGCCGCCGCGGCGTTCCTGTCCGGCTCGGTCTGGGCCTGCCAGCCTTTGCTCTGCGAGGGCTACACCACCCCGCAGGCATTGTTCTACCTCGGCGTGACCTGCGGCGTCACGGCCGGAGCCGTGACCCACGGGACGGCGTACGCTCGCATCCCGGTCAGCTTCATCCTGCTCCCGCTGCTGTCGGTGACCGGCTGCCTCATCGTTGCCGGGGACTTCGACCGGACCTGCCTGGCGGCCTGCGTGCTGCTCTATTTCCTCGCCCTGACCCACACCGCCTTCCGCAGCGAGGCCGGGTTCCGCGAGGCGAGCCGGCTCAAGAACGAGGCCACCGCGCTGGCGCGCTCGCGCGCCGAGGCCCATGCGAGCGCGAGCGCCCTCGTCGACGAGATGCGCTGGCGCGCCACGCACGACGACCTGACCGGCCTGCTGAACCGGGCCGGCTTCATCCAGCAGGCGGAAGACCGGCTCGCGGCCGGCGCGCACAGCCTGCTGCTGCTCGACCTCGACGGCTTCAAGTTCGTCAACGACGTCTACGGGCACAAAGCCGGCGATCATGTGCTGATCGAGGTCGCCCGCCGGTTGCGCGCCGCCGCGCCGGAGACCGGTCTCGCCGCCCGCCTCGGCGGCGACGAGTTCGCGGTTCTGTACGACCACACCGTTTCCGGGACGTCCCACGACGTGCTGGCGGAGCGCCTCATCGCGGCGGTCGGCCTGCCGTTTGCGGGCTTCGATGCGGGCCGGCTCGGGGTCAGCATCGGCATCCATGCCGGACCCGAACCGAGCCTGACCGAGATGCTGAGCTGCGCCGACGAAGCGCTGTATGCCGCAAAGGCGTCCGGCCCGAGCCAGTTCCGCACCTTCGATGCCGGATTGCGTGACCGCCTGCAGATGCGCCGCGACCTGGAACGCGATCTCTCCCAGGCGCTGGCCGAGAACGCCCTGGAGGTTTGGTTTCAGCCGATCTACGCCCTGGATGCGCATACGCTGGTGGGGTTGGAAGCCCTGGTGCGTTGGCAGCATCCCCGGCTCGGCTGGATCGCGCCGCCGGACCTGATCGCGGCGGCCGCGTCTGTCGGCCTGACCGAATCGCTGCTCCGCACCATCCTCGAGCAGGTCTGCGCGATGATGCAGATCCTGCGCAGCCGGGGACTCGGCACCGTCCGCGTGGCGATGAACATCTCCCCGCGGGAGATGGCGCAGGTTCCGGTTGACGAGATCGTCATTGAGCGGCTGAGCCTCCTCGACCTGCCGCCCGCCATGCTGGAGATCGAGATCACCGAGGAGACCGCGCTCGATATCGGGGCGGTGCAAAGCAAGCTGCAGGCCCTGTCGCGGGCCGGTATCCGGGTGGCCCTGGACGATTTCGGCATCGGCTACTCGTCGCTCTCATCGCTGCGCCAGCTCCGAGCCGATCGAATCAAGATCGACCGGAGCTTCGTCACCGGGCTTGGGACCTGCGAGGACAAGCACGGGCTGGTTCTCGCCGTGCTGGGCCTTGGCCGGCTGCTCGGGCTCGAGGTCGTCGCCGAGGGCGTCGAATCCGCCGAGGATCTCCACATCCTGCAGGCGATGGGATGTCCGTTCCTCCAGGGCTATCACCTCGGCCGACCGATGTCGGTGCGCGCCTTGGAACCCACGCTGCTCGTCGCTCGGACCGAGGCGGCCTGACCGTTGCCCGGTCGCGCCGAGGATCATCGGGACCACGCCGCCGCGGGCCAAGATGGCCGCCTTGCCCCTCCATCCGCATCGCGGTGGCGTTGCCATCCGCGCCAGGGAAGTGCGGCCTGCACACCAGATGTGTTCCTATCGTTGATAGGGCTAATCCCCCACCCGAATATCGAATATGTACCTATAAGCCGCGGGATTCGCTTTTTTCACATTGCATTCCATCCGCATGAGAATGCTTAATCAAACCCGACGGTAGTGTGACTGCCGGACTGATTGCAGGACTCGTCATGCGCGCCTTGCGCACACGCCGCGCCCTTTATTCGCTGATGATTGCAGCAGCCGCCTGTCCTGTCTCCGCACGGGCCGATATGCGCATCGAGGCCGCGAAGATTACCGGTGGGGATCTCTGGATCATCGGGTATGCCGACGACCCCGATACAGAGATTACCCTGGACGATAAGTTTCCGCAGCGAACAGACGGCCGCGGCTACTTTGAGTTCCGCGTCGTCTACCATCCGGCGACCTGTATCGCGACGCTCCGCACCCCGCGCCAGTCCCGCGATGTCGTCATCGCCGGCTGTGGTCAGATGGGGCCGCAGGCGGCCGGGCTTGTCGGACCGGCAGGGCCGCGCGGGGAGAGAGGAGAGCCCGGCCAACGAGGCGAACCGGGCACCATGGGACCGCCCGGCCCCCCCGGCGCCGATGGCGCGCGCGGCGATCCCGGACCGGCCGGCGCTGCCGGAGAGATCGGTCCGGCGGGCCCGGCAGGCCCCCCCGGGTTGGTCGGGGCAGCCGGTCCGGCGGGCCCGACAGGCGCTCCCGGCCTGGCAGGCACTCCGGGCCCGGCAGGTGAGGTCGGCCCGGCGGGTCCGGCGGGTGCGCCCGGTGCCCGCGGTCCGCAAGGACCTCACGGACCACCCGGCCCCCCGGGGCCGCCCGGCAAGATGGGACCGCCCGGGACGCTCGCGAAGCCGAAGGTGCCCGCCACGCCGCCACGGGCGGCGAGACCCCGCCCAGCGCGCGATTCGGCTCGCCCGAACGACGCCCCCGAGGCCGAACCGGGCGCCGGGGTGCCGGCCGAGGATCGCTATTGAGCATGGCGGCGATCCGTCGTGTGGTGTCGCGCCGGTCCCGGAGCGCGGAGCATCCGGATGCGCGCCAGCCCCGGCCTCCATCGCACGACGCGGCCATTGAAGCCGCGCGCCGCCACCGAAAAAGCGCTTTCGTAGGGAGGCTCGCCGCCGCAAAAGGGCGGCCCGGCGCCCCGTCTGAGACCTGTCACCTTAATGCCCCAACCGCACACTTTCAGAGGCCATCGGGCAGCCGACGCGAGCCAAGACGCTCGATTTGCGTTAAGCGTGACGGTGGGGTGGGCTTAATCGGATCCCAACGGAACGCCATGCCTTGGCTGTTTTCGTCGCAGACATCCGGATCGGAAGAGGCCGGAAGGGCTTGTTCATCGTGAAACGACGTCCGCCAGCGAGTCGCCCATCATTCCGCGGGGTCGGAATGGTGGCGTCCGGGCTCGCGATCTTAGCAACGGCTCCGGCTACCGCCGAGACGTTGGAGAGCGCACTCGCGAAGGCCTATCAGGGCAACCCGAGCCTCAACGCGAGCCGTGCCGGCGTGCGCGCGATCGACGAGAACGTCGCGATCGCGCAATCCGGCTACCGGCCGCAGGTCAATGTCAACGCTGCGATTGGCGTCCAGTACCTGGAGACCCAGGGCAGCAGCTCCATCTCCGTGCCCAACTCTTCGGCGAGTTCAGCGACCTCGACTGGAACCGCATCGGCCCTGGGCAACACCGCCAATGCCGCCTCCACTCTCGGCACATCGACGGGTCTCGGGTCCGGGCTGAGCACCACGACCGGTCTCGGAGCCGCCGGAACGTTGGGTTCCGGCCTAACGTCAGGACTCACGTCGGGCACGACAGCGAGCGGGGGCGGTTCCTCGCTCGGCTCTGCGGCGTCGAACGCGACGACGGCGCAGACGATCACGTCGCGACGGACGGTGGCATCGACCTACCTTCCGAGCAGCGCGGGCCTGAGCATCTCGCAAACGATCTTCAACGGATTCCAGACCGACAACACGACCCGGCGTGCCGAGTCGACCGTCTACAGCCAGCGCGAGATCCTGCGCTTCACGGAGCTGACGGTCCTCTACAACGCCGTTCAATCCTACATGAACGTGCTCAGCAACACGGCCACGCTCGAGCTGAACCGGAACAATGTCGAGGTTCTGGAGGAGCAGCTTCGACAGACGCGCGACCGGTTCAACGTCGGTGAGGTCACGCGCACGGACGTTGCGCAGGCGGAAGCCCGCCTAGCCGGAGCACGCTCGCAGGTCAGCGCGGCTGAGTCGGCCCTGCGCACGAGCATCGGCATCTATCGTCAGAATATCGGCGTGGAACCGCGCCAATTAGCTCCGGGCCGGCCGTTGGACCGATTCGTACCGCGAACACTGGATGCGGCCATTGCCATCGGCTTGCGCGAGCATCCGCAGATCGTGTCGGCCATGCACGCTGTCGATGCCGCCGAGGCACAAGTGAAGGTACTGGAAGGGCAGCTTGCGCCGCAGCTGAATTTGACAGGCACACTTACCCAATACTACGATTCGAGTGGCCCGAACCAGAGCTTCTTCGTCGGATTCGTCGGCGGCCAGCTCAGGATCCCGATCTACGAGGGCGGCCAGGTCTACGCGTCGATCCGCCAGGCCAAGGAGACGGTCGGCCAGAACCGCATCCAGGTCGACCAGGCACGCGACCAGGTCCGGGCGCAGATCGTCGATTTCTGGGGCCGACTGGAGGCCGCGAAGGCCCAGGTCATCGCCGCGCAGGCCCAGGTCCAGGCCAACGAGGTGGCGCTGAACGGCGTGCGCGAGGAAGCGCGTGTCGGCCAGCGCACGACCCTCGACGTGCTCAACGCGCAGCAGGAGCTCCTGACCTCGCGCGTGAATCTGATCGTCGCCCAGCGCGATCGCGTGATCTTTTCCTACGGGGTGGTTCAGGCGATCGGACAGCTGACGGCGCGGTTCACCGCCCTGCCGGTCGAGTACTACAGCGCCAAGGTCCATTACGATCAGGTCAAGGATTTGTGGTTCGGCCTGCGCACGCCGGACGGGCGCTGAGGTCTTTTCCACGGGGAGTGTGGTGCGGGCGCGCTTGCCGCAACGAAATGGCATGGAATACTGATTGAACACCGGCCCGTTCGGGCCGCTTTCCAGTCTCCCATGCCCGAGTGCGCCTGCCGATGAGTGCAGCAAGCCCCAAGATCCCGGACACCAATTTCCAGGACAAGGCTGCCGACAAGGCGCACGAGCCTTCGATGGAAGAGATCCTGGCGTCGATCCGGAGGATCATCGCCGACGATCAGGCGACCAAGCCGGCCGAGGTCGCCCCGGCACCCGAGCCCGACGACGTGCTCGATCTCGCCGAGGTCGCTGAACCGGTCGTCCGCCCGCGCGCCGTCGCGCCGGAGCCAGAGCCGGCGATGATCGATTTCGACGCGATCGACTTCGACGAGCCGGTCGCCATGGAGCCGGAGCCGATCCCGGAGCCTCCGGCACCGCCGCCGCCATCGCCGCCACCGCAGCCGGTGTTCCAGGCGGCGCGGCCGGAGCCGGAGCTCGAGACCCTGGTCTCGCCGGCCACCGACGCCAGCGTCAGCGGCGCGTTCAATCTGCTGGCCCACACGGTGCTGACGCAGAACGCCCGGACCCTGGAGGATCTCGTCAAGGAGATGCTCCGGCCGATGCTGAAATCCTGGCTCGACGACAACCTGCCGGCTGTAGTGGAGCGCCTCGTGCGTGCCGAGATCGAGCGCGTCTCGCGCGGGCGCTGAGTTTCACACCCGGGCAGCGGGGCGGGATCCGCGGGTCCTTCAGGGGAACGAGCCGAACGACTTCGCCCCTCCCAGTCATCCCGGGTCCGCATAGCGGAACCCGGCACCGAGAGCCGCCGAAGCGCCAAGCACGGGCACGGGTTGAGTGTCTGGGTTCCGGGCCCTTCTGTGCAGCCCCGGAACGCCGGGTTTGTCGTTGGACGCGCCGCACATTCGCGATGGCACCCATGTCGCCCAGCCCCGGGGGCGTCGGCCGCGTGTTGACGGAAGCGGCGTGACGGTCGAAAGCGGGTCCAACCCCCTTTGGACAAGCGCCCGCCCGTACCCGCGATGATGGACAAGACCTTCGAGCCCGCCTCCGTCGAGGCGCGGATCTCCGCAGCCTGGGCCGAGGCGGACGCCTTCCGCGCCGGCCGTCCCGAGCGCGCCGGCGCTCCACCGTACTGCATCGTGATCCCGCCGCCGAACGTGACGGGCTCGCTGCACATGGGCCATGCCCTCAACAACACCCTGCAGGACGTGCTGTGCCGCTTCGAGCGCATGCGCGGCAAGGACGTGCTGTGGCAGCCTGGGACCGATCATGCCGGGATCGCGACCCAGATGGTGGTCGAGCGGCGCATGGCCGAGGCCAAGGAACCCGGTCGCCGCGAGATCGGCCGCGCGGCCTTCGTCGAGAAGGTCTGGTCCTGGAAGGCGGAATCCGGGGGGGCCATCGTCAACCAGCTCAAGCGCCTCGGCGCCTCCTGCGACTGGTCGCGGGAGCGCTTCACCATGGATGAGGGCTTGAGCCGCGCCGTGCTCAAGACCTTCGTCGACCTGCACCGCCAGGGCCTGATCTACCGCGACAAGCGGCTGGTGAACTGGGATCCGAAGTTCCAGACCGCGATCTCGGACCTGGAGGTCCAGCAGATCGAGACCAGGGGCCATCTCTGGCACTTCGACTACCCGGTGGTGGACGAGTCCGGCAACGAGACCGGCGCCATCATCACGGTGGCGACGACCCGCCCCGAGACGATGCTGGGCGATACCGGCGTCGCGGTCCATCCCGAGGACGAGCGCTACCGGGCGCTGGTCGGCAAGCGCGTGCGCCTGCCGCTGGTCGGCCGCCTGATCCCGATCGTCGCCGACGAGTATTCCGATCCCGAAAAGGGCACCGGCGCGGTCAAGATCACCCCGGCCCACGACTTCAACGACTTCGAGGTCGGGCGGCGCCACGGGCTCGGCCTGATCAACGTGCTTGATCCCGAGGGCCGGATGCTGCTCGACGGTAACGCGGCGTTCCTCGACGGGACCTCGCCCGAGCCGGAGGTCCTGGCGCTCGACGGCATCGACCGGGCGCAGGCGCGCAAGGAGGTCGTCGCCCTGATGGAGGCGCGCGAGCGCCTGCGCATGATCGAGCCGAACACCCATGCGGTCCCGCACGGCGACCGCTCGGGCGTCGTGATCGAGCCGTACCTGACCGACCAATGGTACGTGAACGTCAAGCCGCTGGCCGAGCGCGCCCTTCAGGCGGTGCGCGACGGGCAGACCAAGTTCGTCCCCGAGAATTACGAGAAGACGTTCTTCCAGTGGCTCACCAACATCGAGCCCTGGTGCGTGTCGCGCCAGCTCTGGTGGGGCCACCAGATCCCAGCATGGTTTGGCCCCACCCTCTCGTCAGATCTGACTTCTGGCCTTTTCGACAAACAAGCTTTCGTTGCCCTAGACGAATCCGAGGCAATCTTGGAGGCAGCGAAGTTTCTTTCAAGCATTGGAAAATCCGACAGCACGGTCCGTGTAGCGCGCTCGGACGCCGAGTATGCGACGCTGCTGCAATCATGGGGTAGCGGAGATTCGAAAGAATTTCCATTGATCCGGGATCCGGACGTCCTCGACACGTGGTTCTCGTCGGCCCTCTGGCCGTTCTCGACGCTCGGCTGGCCGGATTCGACCCCGGAACTCGCTCGCTTCTACCCAACCAATACCCTTGTGACCGGCAAGGACATCCTGTTCTTCTGGGTCGCCCGGATGATGATGATGGGGCTGCACCTCACCGACCGGGCGCCGTTCGACACGGTCTACCTGCACACCCTCGTGCGGGACGCGTCGGGCGCGAAGATGTCGAAGTCGAAGGGCAACGTCGTCGACCCCCTCGAACTCATCGAGAAGATGGGCGCGGACGCCCTGCGCTTCACCCTGTGCGCGCTCGCCGTCCAGGGCCGCGACATCAAGCTGTCGGAGGACAGGGTCAAGGATTACCGGAACTTCACCACCAAGCTCTGGAACGCCGCCCGCTTCGCCGAGCTGAACGGCTGCGGCCTAGACCCGGCCTTCGACCCGCGCTCCGCCACCGGCGCGATCAACCGCTGGGCGCTGACCGAAGCCGCCCGCGCGGTCCACGAGGTGACAACGGCGCTGGAGGCCTTCCGCTTCAACGACGCTGCGGGCGCCGCCTACCGCTTCGTCTGGAACATCTTCTGCGACTGGTACCTCGAACTCGCCAAGCCCGTGCTCCAGGGCGAGGGCGTCGATCCCGCGATCCGGGCCGAGACGCAGGCCAGCGTGGCGTTCCTGATCGATCAGGTCGCCAAGCTCCTGCACCCGTTCATGCCGTTCCTCACCGAGGAGCTGTGGGCGATCAAGGGCGCCGGCCTGCCCGAGCGCGGCCTCCTGACCCTCGCATCCTGGCCGGAGCTCGGCGGCCTCGCCGATGCGGCCGCGGAGGCCGAGGTCGGCTTCGTGGTCGATCTCGTCAGCCAGATCCGCTCGGCGCGGTCCGAGACCAATGTGCCGGCCGGCGCGCAGATCCCGCTCGTGATGGTCGGCGCGGCTGCGGACGTCCGGGCGCGGGTCGAGGCGTGGCGGGACACGCTGCTGCGCCTCGCCCGCCTGTCGGAGATCACCTTCTCGGACACGCCGCCCAAGAACTCGGTGCAGCTCCTGGTGCGCGGCAGTGTCGCCGCCCTTCCCCTGGAAGGCGTTGTCGATCTCGCCGCCGAGGTCGCGCGGCTGAAGAAGGAGCAGGGCAAGGCGGAGGGCGAGATCAAGAAGATCGACGCCAAGCTCGGCAACGCCGACTTCGTCGCCCGCGCACCGGAGGAGATCATCGAGGAGAACCGCGAGCGCCGGGAGAGCGAGGCGGCGCGGCTCGTGAAGATCGAGGAGGCGCTGGCGCGTCTGAGCGGGGACTGAGCGTTACCGGCGGGTGCCGAGGGCGCCGGTGAACGCCTTCGGCGCCCCCGAACTGCCGGACGACATGGCGCTGGGTCTCCGGAAGTCATTCTGTGACGCAACACGCGGATGCGTGGTGTAGTCCGGCGGAACATACCCGCCGGCCTGATTCCGGTACCCGGGCTTCAGGTTGGCTGCCGTCTTGGCGTCACGACCCGCATCGTGGCGGCCCGTATCGACGCCGTAGGTCGTCTTGGCATTGCTGCGCGCGACCGGCACCGCGAAGGCGGGCGTGGCGTCGAAATAGTCGCGGAAATTTGTGTACGGCTCGACAGCCAACGCCCCGACAGTCGATCCGAAGAACACGGCGGCCGCGAACGGCGTCCCCATGATTGTATTCCTCAGCCTCAAGGCGGGCATCTCGCGGATCCGAAAGTACCGACCGCTGCCGAACGCGGTGGGATCATGGATCGACGCTGAGGAAGCGCGGTGGCAAGCGGCACAAGCCAGGGGCGTTTCCCACGCCGCACGGCGTCGTGGCGAGCCGCCTCCGCACCTGTCGAAACCGTAATGTGACCGCCACGCCCGGGTCAGGGGCCGCCCTCTAGACAGATCCTATCGACCGCCGCGTGAGCCGGCGTCGTCCCGATCAGTCCC from Methylobacterium sp. PvR107 encodes:
- a CDS encoding PopZ family protein; this encodes MSAASPKIPDTNFQDKAADKAHEPSMEEILASIRRIIADDQATKPAEVAPAPEPDDVLDLAEVAEPVVRPRAVAPEPEPAMIDFDAIDFDEPVAMEPEPIPEPPAPPPPSPPPQPVFQAARPEPELETLVSPATDASVSGAFNLLAHTVLTQNARTLEDLVKEMLRPMLKSWLDDNLPAVVERLVRAEIERVSRGR
- a CDS encoding valine--tRNA ligase; the encoded protein is MMDKTFEPASVEARISAAWAEADAFRAGRPERAGAPPYCIVIPPPNVTGSLHMGHALNNTLQDVLCRFERMRGKDVLWQPGTDHAGIATQMVVERRMAEAKEPGRREIGRAAFVEKVWSWKAESGGAIVNQLKRLGASCDWSRERFTMDEGLSRAVLKTFVDLHRQGLIYRDKRLVNWDPKFQTAISDLEVQQIETRGHLWHFDYPVVDESGNETGAIITVATTRPETMLGDTGVAVHPEDERYRALVGKRVRLPLVGRLIPIVADEYSDPEKGTGAVKITPAHDFNDFEVGRRHGLGLINVLDPEGRMLLDGNAAFLDGTSPEPEVLALDGIDRAQARKEVVALMEARERLRMIEPNTHAVPHGDRSGVVIEPYLTDQWYVNVKPLAERALQAVRDGQTKFVPENYEKTFFQWLTNIEPWCVSRQLWWGHQIPAWFGPTLSSDLTSGLFDKQAFVALDESEAILEAAKFLSSIGKSDSTVRVARSDAEYATLLQSWGSGDSKEFPLIRDPDVLDTWFSSALWPFSTLGWPDSTPELARFYPTNTLVTGKDILFFWVARMMMMGLHLTDRAPFDTVYLHTLVRDASGAKMSKSKGNVVDPLELIEKMGADALRFTLCALAVQGRDIKLSEDRVKDYRNFTTKLWNAARFAELNGCGLDPAFDPRSATGAINRWALTEAARAVHEVTTALEAFRFNDAAGAAYRFVWNIFCDWYLELAKPVLQGEGVDPAIRAETQASVAFLIDQVAKLLHPFMPFLTEELWAIKGAGLPERGLLTLASWPELGGLADAAAEAEVGFVVDLVSQIRSARSETNVPAGAQIPLVMVGAAADVRARVEAWRDTLLRLARLSEITFSDTPPKNSVQLLVRGSVAALPLEGVVDLAAEVARLKKEQGKAEGEIKKIDAKLGNADFVARAPEEIIEENRERRESEAARLVKIEEALARLSGD
- a CDS encoding putative bifunctional diguanylate cyclase/phosphodiesterase: MRDALVRRDQLEAMRGSVLTAIPINMLLGLASLLVAFRSDHGSAGALWFAASTGVNLLRIAVCRAPCLGLSLTADMPPRMAEAAARSVERHLRANAAAAFLSGSVWACQPLLCEGYTTPQALFYLGVTCGVTAGAVTHGTAYARIPVSFILLPLLSVTGCLIVAGDFDRTCLAACVLLYFLALTHTAFRSEAGFREASRLKNEATALARSRAEAHASASALVDEMRWRATHDDLTGLLNRAGFIQQAEDRLAAGAHSLLLLDLDGFKFVNDVYGHKAGDHVLIEVARRLRAAAPETGLAARLGGDEFAVLYDHTVSGTSHDVLAERLIAAVGLPFAGFDAGRLGVSIGIHAGPEPSLTEMLSCADEALYAAKASGPSQFRTFDAGLRDRLQMRRDLERDLSQALAENALEVWFQPIYALDAHTLVGLEALVRWQHPRLGWIAPPDLIAAAASVGLTESLLRTILEQVCAMMQILRSRGLGTVRVAMNISPREMAQVPVDEIVIERLSLLDLPPAMLEIEITEETALDIGAVQSKLQALSRAGIRVALDDFGIGYSSLSSLRQLRADRIKIDRSFVTGLGTCEDKHGLVLAVLGLGRLLGLEVVAEGVESAEDLHILQAMGCPFLQGYHLGRPMSVRALEPTLLVARTEAA
- a CDS encoding TolC family outer membrane protein, whose amino-acid sequence is MVASGLAILATAPATAETLESALAKAYQGNPSLNASRAGVRAIDENVAIAQSGYRPQVNVNAAIGVQYLETQGSSSISVPNSSASSATSTGTASALGNTANAASTLGTSTGLGSGLSTTTGLGAAGTLGSGLTSGLTSGTTASGGGSSLGSAASNATTAQTITSRRTVASTYLPSSAGLSISQTIFNGFQTDNTTRRAESTVYSQREILRFTELTVLYNAVQSYMNVLSNTATLELNRNNVEVLEEQLRQTRDRFNVGEVTRTDVAQAEARLAGARSQVSAAESALRTSIGIYRQNIGVEPRQLAPGRPLDRFVPRTLDAAIAIGLREHPQIVSAMHAVDAAEAQVKVLEGQLAPQLNLTGTLTQYYDSSGPNQSFFVGFVGGQLRIPIYEGGQVYASIRQAKETVGQNRIQVDQARDQVRAQIVDFWGRLEAAKAQVIAAQAQVQANEVALNGVREEARVGQRTTLDVLNAQQELLTSRVNLIVAQRDRVIFSYGVVQAIGQLTARFTALPVEYYSAKVHYDQVKDLWFGLRTPDGR